From a region of the Zingiber officinale cultivar Zhangliang chromosome 4B, Zo_v1.1, whole genome shotgun sequence genome:
- the LOC121978377 gene encoding G-type lectin S-receptor-like serine/threonine-protein kinase At4g27290 — MGSQTKVTTDSQEAEKGTSQQLRTVRSNGDNQFERDLVGLQWDTRAYLIVPFWRHYSDIIKGDSHLQTEICATLLFDTLFVAAFLMLSTVLKTDLSVGGPISGIPSQYRDVNAMIQNSSLVNGQTLRSTGELFQLGFFNLDNSSAKGYLGIWYCNLTPQEGTVVWIANRNKSVNTSMASFNLTSDGNLILFEEDRIVWSTGTRSTGLNYARLHLLDSGNLMLKDSNSINLWQSFDHPGDSQTYLPGMKLGFNFRTNTSRRQVSWRSPKDPSPGDYAHVVLALAIPDIVMLNGSVKTHRGGPWNGYGFVGYPMMASGRQASSISFTFVYNQNEIYIMANYSESPTPLLSRSVLCANGTAQRWRLDRGGKGEWQLLWKIPEDDCDMYNHCGRNSVCTWNYYTVNCDCLDGFIKIVENGSSEAGWCEREKPLKFSSNNQFSKVPNVKVPDTENATARGNMSLDECKTWCLNDCSCVAYALISGDDGSCITWPGDLLDLRAFVVGGNDLYVRLAGEHLLDHPRKTCTGRRLLFIVISIAAALLFLCAIFIYHRRTKATIRKGNLLAATSNHKDQHEIRGAESLLFDLEAIRIATDNFSDGNKLGEGGFGPVYKGTLANGEHVAVKRLSRSSGQGLDELKNEVFLVAKLRHRNLVKLLGCCLESEEKLLVYSYLANTSLDKFLFDNSKRKQLDWTTRFKIIEGISRGLLYLHEDSPLKIIHRDLKASNILLDANMDPKISDFGLAKLFGADETQGNTKRIAGTFGYMAPEYAMHGLFSIKSDVYSYGVLVLEILTGQKNSGHRGIEYPIELVTHVVWRHWTQGSALQVIDQDLVKQCDAPQILRCIHIGLLCVQEDPTQRPTMANVVLMLNSHFVNLPIPSAPSFLSNLNTTGESNGIPRRGNSRGSNEILLKISENDVSISELEPR, encoded by the exons ATGGGCAGTCAGACAAAGGTAACAACTGACAGTCAGGAAGCAGAGAAGGGGACAAGCCAGCAGCTCAGAACGGTACGATCGAACGGGGACAACCAGTTTGAGCGGGATTTGGTTGGCCTACAGTGGGACACAAGAGCATATCTCATTGTACCCTTTTGGAG ACACTACAGTGATATTATAAAAGGGGATTCTCATCTACAGACGGAGATATGCGCGACTTTGTTATTTGATACGCTCTTTGTTGCAGCATTCTTAATGTTGTCCACTGTGCTAAaaactgatttgagcgtcggagggccaatttCGGGAATCCCTTCCCAGTACA GAGATGTTAATGCAATGATCCAGAACAGTTCACTTGTGAATGGCCAGACGTTGAGATCGACGGGAGAGTTGTTCCAACTGGGTTTCTTCAATCTAGATAATAGTTCAGCGAAGGGATACTTAGGAATCTGGTACTGCAACCTCACACCGCAAGAAGGCACTGTAGTATGGATCGCCAATCGAAACAAGTCTGTCAACACATCCATGGCATCCTTCAACCTCACTTCCGATGGAAATCTAATCTTATTTGAGGAAGACAGAATTGTTTGGTCGACGGGAACGAGATCCACAGGACTAAATTATGCACGCTTGCATCTTTTAGATTCTGGAAACCTCATGCTGAAGGACAGCAACTCGATTAATCTATGGCAGAGCTTCGACCACCCAGGCGACAGCCAGACATATCTCCCAGGCATGAAGCTCGGATTTAACTTCCGGACCAATACTTCACGGCGGCAAGTGTCATGGAGGAGCCCCAAGGATCCTTCTCCAGGAGACTACGCCCACGTGGTTCTTGCTTTAGCTATTCCGGACATCGTCATGTTGAATGGATCGGTCAAAACTCATCGAGGCGGCCCATGGAACGGATATGGTTTCGTCGGCTATCCAATGATGGCGAGCGGACGCCAGGCGAGCTCAATAAGTTTCACGTTTGTGTACAACCAGAATGAGATATACATTATGGCTAATTACTCGGAGTCGCCGACGCCTTTGCTGTCACGGTCGGTGTTGTGTGCCAATGGAACCGCCCAGCGTTGGCGTCTAGACAGGGGTGGCAAGGGAGAGTGGCAACTTCTTTGGAAGATTCCGGAGGACGACTGTGATATGTACAATCACTGCGGCCGCAATAGTGTGTGCACCTGGAACTACTATACCGTCAACTGCGATTGCTTGGACGGGTTCATAAAGATTGTCGAGAACGGAAGTAGCGAGGCCGGGTGGTGCGAGAGGGAGAAGCCTTTGAAATTCTCGTCGAACAACCAGTTTTCCAAGGTGCCCAACGTGAAGGTGCCCGACACTGAGAACGCTACAGCACGAGGAAACATGAGTCTCGATGAATGCAAGACTTGGTGCTTGAATGATTGCTCCTGCGTGGCGTATGCGCTGATCAGCGGGGATGATGGATCATGCATAACTTGGCCTGGTGATCTTCTGGATCTCAGGGCTTTTGTCGTTGGAGGAAATGATTTATACGTTCGGCTCGCAGGAGAACATCTGCTGGATCATCCAA GAAAAACTTGCACGGGGAGAAGACTTCTATTTATTGTCATCTCTATTGCTGCAGCACTGTTATTCCTTTGTGCAATTTTTATTTACCATCGAAGAACAAAAGCAACGATACGAAAAGGGAACCTACTTGCAGCAACATCTA ATCATAAAGATCAACATGAAATAAGAGGTGCAGAATCTCTATTGTTTGATCTAGAGGCTATTAGGATAGCTACGGACAACTTCTCTGATGGAAACAAACTAGGAGAAGGAGGATTTGGGCCTGTTTATAAG GGAACGTTGGCAAACGGAGAGCATGTAGCAGTAAAAAGACTTTCAAGAAGCTCAGGACAAGGACTAGATGAGTTGAAAAATGAAGTGTTTCTAGTTGCAAAACTTCGACACAGAAACCTCGTGAAGCTATTGGGTTGTTGCTTAGAATCAGAGGAGAAACTACTCGTTTATAGTTACCTTGCTAATACAAGTCTTGACAAGTTTTTGTTTG ATAATTCAAAGAGAAAGCAGTTGGATTGGACAACAAGATTTAAGATCATTGAGGGCATCAGTCGAGGACTTCTTTATCTTCATGAAGATTCGCCACTAAAGATCATTCATCGGGACTTAAAAGCTAGTAACATTTTATTAGATGCAAACATGGATCCTAAAATTTCAGATTTTGGTCTTGCAAAGCTTTTTGGTGCAGATGAAACCCAAGGAAACACTAAAAGAATTGCCGGAACATT TGGATATATGGCACCGGAATATGCCATGCATGGGCTCTTCTCAATTAAATCAGATGTGTATAGCTATGGTGTGCTAGTTTTGGAGATTCTAACGGGTCAGAAGAATAGCGGTCACCGAGGAATTGAATATCCAATTGAACTTGTTACTCAT GTGGTTTGGCGCCATTGGACCCAAGGAAGTGCCCTGCAAGTGATTGATCAAGATCTAGTTAAACAATGTGATGCTCCCCAAATATTAAGGTGCATACATATAGGGTTACTATGCGTGCAAGAAGATCCAACTCAAAGACCCACCATGGCCAATGTTGTTCTTATGCTCAACAGCCACTTTGTCAACCTTCCTATTCCTTCAGCACCATCATTTCTTAGCAACCTTAATACTACCGGTGAATCAAATGGCATTCCAAGGAGAGGGAACTCTAGAGGAAGCAATGAAATTCtattgaaaatttctgaaaatgatGTTTCAATATCAGAGTTGGAGCCTAGATAG
- the LOC121978378 gene encoding gibberellin 20 oxidase 1-B-like, which translates to MRTSPSPVVACTSTPLAFGSRPGFPRLSYWPRSDRQVAIEELDAPVVDLHGFLHGDKASMRRAAELVQLACERHNFFQVTNQGVAEQRVRDAMDCTDAFFKLGGKRRHRLISWFSNLLFEGYSSVMPWTAPTPSSSSEGREGIGFISCSSKGITNYLNQTRLSLIAN; encoded by the exons ATGAGAACGTCGCCATCGCCGGTGGTGGCGTGTACTTCGACTCCTCTAGCCTTCGGAAGCAGACCAGGATTCCCAAGGCTTTCATATTGGCCTCGGAGCGATCGGCAGGTCGCCATCGAGGAGCTCGATGCCCCGGTGGTGGACCTACATGGCTTCCTCCACGGCGACAAGGCGTCCATGCGGCGGGCGGCAGAGCTCGTCCAGCTCGCCTGCGAGCGCCATAACTTCTTCCAGGTGACCAACCAAGGCGTCGCGGAGCAGCGTGTCCGTGACGCCATGGACTGCACCGACGCCTTCTTCAAGCTCGGAGGGAAGAGAAGGCATAGGCTTATCTCCTGGTTTTCGAACCTGCTCTTCGAAGGGTATTCGTCTGTGATGCCATGGACTGCACCGACGCCTTCTTCAAGCTCGGAGGGAAGAGAAGGCATAGGCTTTATCTCCTGCTCTtcgaagg GTATCACcaattacttaaaccaaacaaggttatcGTTGATAGCCAACTAA